A genomic window from Macaca thibetana thibetana isolate TM-01 chromosome 16, ASM2454274v1, whole genome shotgun sequence includes:
- the MIEF2 gene encoding mitochondrial dynamics protein MID49 isoform X1, which produces MPSYRQTMAEFSQKRGKRRGDEGLGSMVDFLLANARLVLGVGGAAVLGIATLAVKRFIDRATSPRDEDDTKGDSWKELSLLKATPHLQPRPPPAALSQPVLPLAPSPSAPEGPAETGPEVTPQLSSPAPLCLTLQERLLAFERDHVTIPAAQVALAKQLAGDIALELQAYFRSKFPELPFGAFVPGGPLYDGLQAGAADHVRLLVPLVLEPGLWSLVPGVDTVARDPRCWAVRRTQLEFCPRGSSPWDRFLVGGYLSSRILLELLRKALAASVNWPAIGSLLGCLIWPSMASEELLLEVQHERLELTVAVLVAVPGADADDHLLLAWPLEGLAGNLWLQDLYPVEAARLRALDDHDAGTRRRLLLLLCAVCRGCSALGQLGRGHLTQVVLRLGEDNVDWTEEALGERFLQALELLIGSLEQASLPCHFNPSVNLFSSLREEEIDDIGYALYSGLQEPEGLL; this is translated from the exons ATGCCATCTTACAG GCAGACCATGGCAGAGTTCTCCCAGAAACGGGGGAAGCGGCGTGGCGACGAGGGGCTGGGCAGCATGGTGGACTTCCTCCTGGCCAATGCCCGCCTGGTGCTGGGCGTGGGCGGGGCTGCTGTGCTGGGCATTGCCACCCTGGCCGTGAAGCGG TTCATTGACAGGGCCACTAGCCCACGGGACGAGGATGACACCAAGGGAGACAGCTGGAAGGAACTGAGCCTGCTCAAGGCCACACCACACCTGCAGCCCCGGCCTCCACCTGCTGCCCTCAGCCAGCCAGTGTTGCCCTTGGCCCCCTCGCCCTCTGCCCCAG AGGGGCCTGCAGAAACTGGTCCTGAGGTGACACCACAGCTCAGCTCCCCAGCACCGCTGTGTCTGACACTGCAGGAGAGGCTGCTGGCCTTCGAGCGGGACCATGTGACCATCCCAGCAGCCCAGGTGGCTTTGGCCAAACAGCTGGCTGGCGACATTGCCCTGGAGCTGCAGGCCTACTTTCGGAGCAAGTTCCCGGAACTGCCCTTTGGGGCATTTGTGCCTGGGGGGCCGCTGTATGATGGGCTGCAGGCAGGGGCCGCGGACCATGTGCGTCTCCTGGTGCCACTGGTGCTGGAGCCGGGCCTATGGAGCCTGGTGCCGGGCGTGGACACTGTGGCGAGGGACCCTCGCTGCTGGGCCGTGCGCAGGACTCAGCTTGAGTTCTGCCCCCGCGGGAGCAGCCCCTGGGACCGCTTCCTGGTCGGGGGCTACCTCTCTTCCCGCATCCTGCTGGAGCTACTCCGAAAGGCGCTGGCTGCCTCTGTCAACTGGCCGGCCATTGGCAGCCTTCTTGGGTGCCTGATCTGGCCCAGCATGGCCTCAGAGGAGCTGCTGCTCGAGGTGCAGCACGAGCGCCTGGAGCTCACCGTGGCTGTGCTTGTGGCAGTCCCTGGGGCCGATGCTGACGACCACCTCCTCTTGGCCTGGCCCCTGGAGGGGCTGGCGGGGAACCTCTGGCTGCAGGACCTGTATCCAGTGGAGGCTGCAAGGCTGCGAGCCCTGGACGACCATGATGCTGGGACCCGCCgtcggctgctgctgctgctgtgtgcTGTCTGCCGTGGCTGCTCGGCCCTGGGGCAGCTGGGCCGGGGTCACCTGACCCAGGTGGTCCTACGTCTGGGGGAGGACAATGTGGACTGGACGGAGGAGGCCTTGGGTGAGCGCTTCCTGCAAGCCCTGGAACTGCTCATCGGCAGCCTGGAGCAGGCCAGCCTGCCCTGCCACTTCAACCCCAGTGTGAACCTCTTCAGCAGCTTGCGTGAGGAGGAGATTGACGACATTGGCTATGCGCTGTACAGTGGCCTACAGGAGCCCGAGGGGCTGCTCTAG
- the MIEF2 gene encoding mitochondrial dynamics protein MID49 isoform X2, with protein MAEFSQKRGKRRGDEGLGSMVDFLLANARLVLGVGGAAVLGIATLAVKRFIDRATSPRDEDDTKGDSWKELSLLKATPHLQPRPPPAALSQPVLPLAPSPSAPEGPAETGPEVTPQLSSPAPLCLTLQERLLAFERDHVTIPAAQVALAKQLAGDIALELQAYFRSKFPELPFGAFVPGGPLYDGLQAGAADHVRLLVPLVLEPGLWSLVPGVDTVARDPRCWAVRRTQLEFCPRGSSPWDRFLVGGYLSSRILLELLRKALAASVNWPAIGSLLGCLIWPSMASEELLLEVQHERLELTVAVLVAVPGADADDHLLLAWPLEGLAGNLWLQDLYPVEAARLRALDDHDAGTRRRLLLLLCAVCRGCSALGQLGRGHLTQVVLRLGEDNVDWTEEALGERFLQALELLIGSLEQASLPCHFNPSVNLFSSLREEEIDDIGYALYSGLQEPEGLL; from the exons ATGGCAGAGTTCTCCCAGAAACGGGGGAAGCGGCGTGGCGACGAGGGGCTGGGCAGCATGGTGGACTTCCTCCTGGCCAATGCCCGCCTGGTGCTGGGCGTGGGCGGGGCTGCTGTGCTGGGCATTGCCACCCTGGCCGTGAAGCGG TTCATTGACAGGGCCACTAGCCCACGGGACGAGGATGACACCAAGGGAGACAGCTGGAAGGAACTGAGCCTGCTCAAGGCCACACCACACCTGCAGCCCCGGCCTCCACCTGCTGCCCTCAGCCAGCCAGTGTTGCCCTTGGCCCCCTCGCCCTCTGCCCCAG AGGGGCCTGCAGAAACTGGTCCTGAGGTGACACCACAGCTCAGCTCCCCAGCACCGCTGTGTCTGACACTGCAGGAGAGGCTGCTGGCCTTCGAGCGGGACCATGTGACCATCCCAGCAGCCCAGGTGGCTTTGGCCAAACAGCTGGCTGGCGACATTGCCCTGGAGCTGCAGGCCTACTTTCGGAGCAAGTTCCCGGAACTGCCCTTTGGGGCATTTGTGCCTGGGGGGCCGCTGTATGATGGGCTGCAGGCAGGGGCCGCGGACCATGTGCGTCTCCTGGTGCCACTGGTGCTGGAGCCGGGCCTATGGAGCCTGGTGCCGGGCGTGGACACTGTGGCGAGGGACCCTCGCTGCTGGGCCGTGCGCAGGACTCAGCTTGAGTTCTGCCCCCGCGGGAGCAGCCCCTGGGACCGCTTCCTGGTCGGGGGCTACCTCTCTTCCCGCATCCTGCTGGAGCTACTCCGAAAGGCGCTGGCTGCCTCTGTCAACTGGCCGGCCATTGGCAGCCTTCTTGGGTGCCTGATCTGGCCCAGCATGGCCTCAGAGGAGCTGCTGCTCGAGGTGCAGCACGAGCGCCTGGAGCTCACCGTGGCTGTGCTTGTGGCAGTCCCTGGGGCCGATGCTGACGACCACCTCCTCTTGGCCTGGCCCCTGGAGGGGCTGGCGGGGAACCTCTGGCTGCAGGACCTGTATCCAGTGGAGGCTGCAAGGCTGCGAGCCCTGGACGACCATGATGCTGGGACCCGCCgtcggctgctgctgctgctgtgtgcTGTCTGCCGTGGCTGCTCGGCCCTGGGGCAGCTGGGCCGGGGTCACCTGACCCAGGTGGTCCTACGTCTGGGGGAGGACAATGTGGACTGGACGGAGGAGGCCTTGGGTGAGCGCTTCCTGCAAGCCCTGGAACTGCTCATCGGCAGCCTGGAGCAGGCCAGCCTGCCCTGCCACTTCAACCCCAGTGTGAACCTCTTCAGCAGCTTGCGTGAGGAGGAGATTGACGACATTGGCTATGCGCTGTACAGTGGCCTACAGGAGCCCGAGGGGCTGCTCTAG